ACCAGCCATATTAATGGAGAAGTTGATCTCTAAAAGTATGCCAAGCTCCTAAACTATGTATGTTATACAAATTTAGGTCAAAAGGAATGAGAATTTAAGCGAATAAAATCGGTTTTAAACGCACTTTTTTAATTGACTTTTTACTTAGGTACTTAAAATCGAATTATTTAACTTCAAATATAATGTCGGTGTTCTTAAAGGTGTGTTTGCagctattttataaaaaacctTTCTATCAATATGAACTTCTAAAAAATCTTGAgcttaaaaacataaaaaaaacgatttattaaaaatataaacattctTCTTTCTcagtcttaaaaaaatatatttcgctTAAAATTTCGTTTAAAACTACACAAAGAATTATTAAAACGcgctttaaaaatagttttgcaaACGAAGAAAAGTTTTTCCCATAGAAGTCGCCAAACAAGCTGCCACAATATAAACCCTTTTTGACGTCGATTTCACATCCCATCCGAACGTGAAATGCAATTGCATTTGCAGTTCCCTTTGGCAAAACACACAAGCCGTAGAGGcagaatgaaaaaaaaaccgagaGCTAAGGATATTGTTTACCAAAGTTATCGTTGGCTGCGCATCGCTAACAAAGTACAGTGGTGGCAGCGTGACCAATGACAGCCATGTTTCCTGCATCAAGTGTGGTACAAAGTTGTCGCTCGATGCATCCCAGTCTGATCCATCCCCCCCCCCctccatccccatccccatccccaccCCCATCCCATCGAGCTACACACAATTCTGGCCACGTTTCCTCGTTCTATTTCTTTTGCCCAACTGCAAAGGCTCATTGGCTTTTGGCTGACACTCggaaaaaattgtaaactttcttcatagctttgtaTGTTTATCAAAATTAAGTATCCTTATATTTGTGACCATTTGGTCTTAAATTCAAAGAGCAAGAGGGTGTCCCTTAGAACTGATATTAATGAATAaactattaatatatattttaaaaatagtatgaGTAGGAACTACACCTTTAGTTACGtaaagctttaaatttcattttgtaaaattgCTTATATCTTAAGACCAGGATttaaacaatcaaaaatcaataGAGAGCTTTCGACGCATGCCtatgatatttttatactaAAAGACCTTTTAGCAACTCAACtgagtttattttttactacaaaaagaatacaaaaaaaaaagcgaaatagTAAAGTCGAATCAAATATGTACTGTGTACGCTTTGTGTGTGGGTTTTTGTTTGGTGGCCGCCTGCGGCTGGCAAAACGACAAAATGTATGCTATGTTCCGGCTGAATTGCAGATTTTCATCCTCCGGCACCACGTTCTTTACGCACACACTCACGCGGCGTCAGAGTCGCTTATTCCGTGCGCCTTAATGTGCAAAAGGGGGGGATTCCCCTTTCTCGTAGATTTCACTTTGTTTGGGCGAGGGAACTGCGCGGCGCCAAGGAACAGTGTTTTGCCATTTGGTCGCATATGGCTAATGGAAAGGGGCACACACCTGGCATTGGCTGGGGGATTATCCGAGCAGTTTCCCGACATACTTTCGGGATCATAtctaaattgaaaaagttatCGGTGCCGTGTGTCAAATGTGTCGCTGTCGccttttatttacattttattttcatggCAAACGTGAGCCGCGCTGGATAATCGATTCAAATCGATGTGCCAGCCGAAATCCGTTCACAATACGTTGAAATTTCGATGACAGCATGCTGTCCTGCaagcaataaacaaaaataatgtgGCCTGCTTGAAGGCGCGCTacataaattataacattaaaGACACCCGAAAGGcataaaatcttatttattCGCCGAAAATCGCTGCGTCGGACTTTCCCTCACCGATAATTCCCAGTCATAAATTAGGTAAACAGAAGTTAGAGCCTGTTAAATATGGGGGCTCGATAAGCGGGTTTTgggatgaaattaaaaactgtcAGTGCTTAGATATTATCCGGTCAAAATAGAACCCCCCAATGACTGTTCAATCTGTTGACTGGGTGCCTCAAACTTTGGCCACGAATATTCTCCGGATGGAGCGTACGTACGTATTGATGCCCTCTCATGTGAAATAATTGCCGTAGTTGTCCATTAGCATTCAATAATTCATGGCTGCGTGTCTGGTTCCATGCAGATGTGTGCTTGTGAGCCCAACAAAAGTCAAAACTGTGTTGGCGTTGTGGCTATTCGCTTGAGCAATCAGGCACACTGTGTGAACCCGATTAGCTCTCGATACAGCCTTGCAATGATACCCCAGCAATGTTTGGTGTTCACTTCGATTATCATTGCAAAGATAATGAGGTCAAATGAAGTAATAGCTTGCAGTTGATTGATAATCCTGACTTGCTGATTGATAATCTCCTGAACACAAATCAGATACAGGTGATGAATGGTACACAGGCCACGAAAACGTATACTTCATACAGAGATTAAGAAGAAATTAACTGAATGTTTTACTTGATTTTAAGTGGATTGAAAAGCGTTGGTgcgaataaaataaatttagtaaatcacttaaacaaaaattggacaatgtaacttaaaatattattaatttattgttgaggcaggcatttttaattatttttaatttaagagacTAACCTGTTCAATGTTCTTTATGTCAGTTCTCAAATGTATAGTTTTatgacataaaaataaaacacatttacaGTTTCCTTGTcttaaaattccattttatttttctgaatgaactttaatttacattattcttgtttttaatttattactaaaatttcataaatttgtttattcaaCTTTTCACACATACCATTTTAAGTTAgctaatattttgttttcaaaaaagcATTCAAGCAAATACTTTTTAtgcctaaaataaaatatacttgACAGGAACCAAAATTGCCAATACacataaaattgtttgttgttgtgtaaaatttgtaaataaattaaaatatttgaaagctTGTTTATACATTAATTAAATGAGAAGaatattaaacttattaaaattaaatgaattttatgtaggtttaatgcttttaaactgaTCACAGCAAATTGTTGTAAATACTCAAGAACGAAAACGGAGCAAAGTATAATGGTAAAATGATTTCAACCActctaaattttttaattttgtcttGTAAATTTTTGCTAAACAATTTAGTTTCTATGTATTTACAGAGAGGTTTTTCTCTAATATTTTGCTAAAAAGGATTCCAACTTGGTGATAAAAACTTTACTTTCAAgactgtttttaattatttcattgataacaaaaatatattatagctAGTCACAATAATTGTTAGGCTTATAAACATTTACAGTTTAGCTATAATCTGTTCTTCTTCGAATTCACAAAATGTTTCCTTCTTCTTCAACGAAATTTCTTAACTTTTTACAATTGATTTCATGGACGTGAAAGGAAAGTTGGACTTCTGGCTCTAAATCCTGGCTCGTTCCTTCATTGAGTTCTTCTGggcttttgtgtgtgtgtgtgtgtgtgcgtgggtgTTTTTTGTTGTGGGCTGAAGGATATGAGTTGAtgtttgtgtgtatgtgtggggCGACGTTAGTTGATGCCGAAACGTTGCGCCTAGAAAAGTTTTTCGTTGTTATTAGTTAATGCATGTGAGTGTTGGTGTGTGAgggtatctgtgtgtgtgtgtgtttagtgttgatacatttaaattaaattttaaactaggcaacaaattaaatttgttgagtatttttatttttcctactCTGATGTCGTTCTTGtcttttctattttctttttggcattcTTCATTTCTTACTGCTAAATGAAAGCTCAGTTTTCTTAGCATTTCTCTCATTAAACTTTCACTTCTTAGTTGAGTTTTTGGGGCCTTGGTCCAAAAAGGAATTACTAGTAGTAGATGCTTTGTAGTTGTTCTTGGTCTATCGTCCATAAGTTGCTGGATATGCATTTACATGGATCTTTGGCGGTGCCTTAGACACATTGGGTGCTCGGTTCAAAGAGAGGATTGGCAGACTATATggattaaaagaaaatatttcgttagttctgtaattttgaaatttatctgtttaaaaaaatatacttaaaactctataaatatactatataaagaataataaatttaataaaaaacaaactaaaactaTGAAATAGTAATTCTTATTGAAAAAccacattttataaaaaaaaaaccgatatATACCACTAATTTTTCAtctaagattttttaaatattaaagcttattgattgttttttgtaaaaatgttttgtaaaatgttaatcaccgctaaatactaaaaaaaagagatttaCCGACAACACTTTCCAACCGTTGATATCTAATTATAAGCCTTAATGAAAACAGCCGACCGCTAAGCTTGCGGCCTGAAATCGCTTATATGCAAATTATTGTGTTATTTATTGGTGGCTATGGCTGGCGAACAGAAAATCTCTTTTAattccattttgtttaatttggcGTAATTTTTGTTATGCATTGTTGTCGAGTTCCGCTTGGATTTGTcttatttttgtatgtattaATTAAccgctttaattaaaattggcactgaagcagcagcaaaatgCGTGAAGGTTGAAAAAAAgctaatttaattgaaatattttactaaaatGTCCCGGCAAATTGAATCGCTTTATGTTTTAGTTGGGCAGCTGTCGGGCTATGGGACATTTTGACGCTTCACTGACGCCATTTAATTGGCCTTTTAGTTAATTGGCCAATTTATATGCACATTTTGATTGCCATTGCAGCTTGGCAATTAGCAAGACCCACGGGTCGGCAATTTTATAAGCACACATTTTATGGGAGGCAAAAATGCCCAAATCGACggtaaagtaaattaaattaaagaccAATAAAACGATAATTAAATTGTacacacaacacaaaaaattatgttacaTATTAGGCCAATAATGTACTAATATGGATTTTATAACCACAACTTACcgtttttaatatctgaatTGGGAACGTGGTTTCGTGGCTCgcagcatttaaaataaaataaatcgttTAAAGGTGAGTCAAAATCTAAAAACGAGCTACGTTCACAACAATTTCTGGTCTTATACATATTCTTAATCGTTTACATTCTAGTTGGATCAACGTTCTTAGTCCTAGATACAACTATGATACGAGCACTTAGCCATCTATGTACAACATTAACTTAGCACCTAACACCTCCTAGAATCTGACATAACTAAAGTCGTTGGGATTTGTGGCCATTTGTGGGGCCGACCCGCTTACCTCCTCCTCCATGGCAGTGGCGTACATATGCGGCGATACGTTCTTCTCGAGACTGAAGTGATCCTCCGTCGTCTTGTGGTAGACGGGATTCTCGAAGTTTATCGAGTTCACCGCCCGCGTGCATCGTCGGTATAGAACAAAGATGGTCTGTAATTGTTGTTAAAGTTCGTTagttaattgtttgtttaattcaAATTGTAGTAGACTTACGGAAGCTAGTACGGCGGTACTGGTTAGACTGGCTATCACAATCAAGGCTACTTGGCCGTAGTCCTTTTCTGTCTTTTGGGCAGACCCATCAGCTTTGTCACTAACGACTGTGCCATTTACGCCAACTTTCTCTTCAACTGTTTGTGAGAAATATACAcagaaaaatcataaatttagaaaacatGGTTTATAACATTACAAAAATTGGACCGACACAAATATTCATATAAACATTGTTAATGAAAATgtatattggtttttaaaaattgaaaattagttCCAGTATCCATGTTAGGGCGAGCGATAAATTGATGAGAAGTGTATTGTTTACTGATAATAAAGACACATATGTTTATAAAGGAAGGTCctaagtaaaataaacaatttttaatgaattaacttattaatcaaaattaactTCCTGTAAAACTTTCATAAACTCCTAGTTTAAAGGCAAATTCacacaatattattaaaatatgccTTTACGTGCTCTTCTGCGTTCTCCCATAATTTCATAATTCCTATGgccaaatataattaaaatgttgtctTTCTGGGCGCTTGGAGCTTGGCATTGGGCAAAAAAAAGCAGAGAAGTCGCCCACGACGACTACATCCCGTGGCGAATGTTTCCGCCTATGGGGTTTCCCTGGTTTTGCTGTTGGCTTCTGTGCGTTTGTACTCTCTGCCTTTTGCTGTTGTGGTGGCAGGAAGTTGTAGGATTTTTCCGCTGTCATCATAAttcgtttttatatttttccgtTTAGAATTTGTTCAACAGCAGAAAAAAGCGCACAAAGTTAAGCGCGGGAGGCGCGCGTTCGTCTGGCAAGGGATATGGCGCGCTTTTAGCGCGTCCTCAAGTTTCGTCCAATTCCACCCGCGGAATAAATCCCAGTTTCCCTTCCAAATGTTCCCACTTCTgttgtttatattaatttttgcccTACGAATATTCAAAACGAGGACTTTTAGATTTGGACAAAAGAGCATGTGGCAGAGAATTATCATTAAAAGTTCATAGCGGCAACAGATGTGCGGCATTGATTCGGGCGTTAAGATgctgcaaatttattttggcgGCATTAACAGACAGTCGAATGGCAGGACAAGCATCTGAAAAGTTGCACGTTGCCTGGcatattaatttcttttggtttaAGTGTGTGGCTGTTTATCTTCACTGAGGCGAAAGCGCCAGCAAATTGCCAGCAGCTGTTGCTTTATTTTCCTATAACTTTTTAGGGGCagctaaacaattttttgttttaggtcTTGGTTATCATTTCACTAAAGCTTagaatgtatttattttcagtataTTTTTCAGCccaacattgtttttaaaacacaattttcTGTGTTTgctaagaaatttaaatgataattGCTTTATCTATTTATCTAAGATCCTGTTTTTATCCATTTTGAaaagataaatttatttctttagaAAATTGCTTTACCAAATTAGCATTTGCTCTTCGGTAACTGCCAGTTTTATGCTTGCCTAGAAATGTCATATATTATTGCTCACTTTTAATCTATACGAAATGCAATTTCCGTGcttcactcacacacacacacacactcacacacaccgACGTGCAAACATTCGGATATATAACAGAGAGTTATGCCTCATCGCCCATTTGTATAATCCCGCACATGTGCTCTCATATTTATTTCGGAACTCCAACTCAGGATAACGCATAGCAGGTGCTCAGAACCCCTCGATCCCCGGCACCGGAAGTGCCATAAAAAGTACGACAAAATGGCTGCCGTGCCACAAATTTCCTTcccaaatgaaataaaaacgcATAAAATATGTTCCGTCACCTGTTTTGGGTTCCGAGAGGGGATGAAAACAGATTagataaccaaaaaaaaaagttgcaaagttgtataaaacaacaaaaaacagagGAAGTCAAAAATGGTGTGGcatgcaaataaacaaaatggcgGCTTTTCTGCCATGTTTTTGATCTTTTTTGACCCCCCCTTCCATTGTTGTCTTCACATCGGAGGCAATATGCAGTAAAGTTAGAGGCGTGCAATAACAATTGCCGGACTGACCGAAGTGCAGGCAAATGAAAGTCATAAAATGCTgcaaggagcagcagcagctgttcACCCAGTTCTCCTCACTGCCTTTTCCTCGGATTTTCCCCGATTTTCTCCGCTTTTTCCCGCAGTGAGCTCCGTTTTATGTGGTTGGCTATTAAAAACGCAGTCGTTACTTCGACGGCTCAAAGTTTATGGTTACTGGGGGTCTGTCCAACCGGATTGCACTGCCCTACTCTGTATGTCTCTGGGGTATTTGCGAAACTTTGCCTGCGCTTAATTAAGCAATTTGAAGTGGGCAGAGATGGCCATAGAAAAAGTAGCACAAACCGCTAATTGAAATTGCAGTTATGCTGGCGGGACGGACGTCATCATCATTGGCCGGGCTGAACCATCTAATTGAAATGGTCCCTAACTAGTTTATAGTTATTTACTGACCCGCGCCTCTGCAAACTTGGTCCGGGCCCACTTTGTTAAAGCCCCCGTTGTCGTCATTCTTTGGCCGCAAGTGTGTTGCAGCTTCTTTAGAGTCCTCGACCTTCGAACCCGCGACTCGTCTGCAAAGTCCGCCACTGTGACTTCTTTAAATTCTCGTAATTAGGCACAATTGTGTGGGCTTCTCGCTAAGTTTTTCCAGGAAACTTGATTACACCCCGCAGGCATGACAACGTTTTTCAAGCGTCCGGAAGTTTGCCCACTTTTCACTTATAAGCCGGCCAGGCAACTGAAGAGGATAACGACTGGCAttggttaaaattaaaaaaaataagaaaaggggatttattttgtattttgtgaGGGCGGCTAATTTGCTTCTCTAATTGCGTTCCATAATAGGTACTCGGAAACGTTTAAATAATTCACAGAATTTTAAAGTGATAAGAACTTTGTTTGAAGTTACCGAATCAccttattttaatgtttgatTTGTATCAAATGCACatggaaaacaacaaaaactgtATCCCAAAGGCGTTTTCCGGTCGttcaaaatttaagaatttcttTTGTGCGCAAGGATCCACTATATTGGCCTTGTTTATTCCCCAGAATAAAGCTGGCATAAATTCGGTTGCCACAGTAAAATATCTTTCTTTATGCCGCTTGGCCTGAGTTTTAATATTGGAACGCTGAACAATTTCAAGTTTAAATTGATCAAAGAGCTATTGTTGAATGTcggtttattaaaaataatgatacGGCTTTTAGATATGGCAACcaaaattcttatttaaatcaatagtTACGAAACGGATGAAAACGGCACTGGGTGCAGCAGACACAACACACACTGAAAACAGGGGGAAGTGGGCTTTGTGGTCCGGTACATTTTTAGGTATGTGACACCGGCCAGCCAGATGGGAGTAATTCACTTTTGCAAATATGTCGCCCAAAACGTCGACAGTTCGAGGTGTTGACACTGCCAATTTGCTGGGAGGATGAAgatgatgatgctgatgacgatgacgatagTAGCGCTGGCGATGACGAATTTCTGGTTAAACTATTTGCCATGCTCCATATCACTCGGTGTGTTGCTTAtgtacaatttaatttcatgGCGATTTGTTGACGACTGCCGCTGAAATGTCCTTCCTGCTGCCGTTGCGGTTGTCAGCCGTTCATCATTCCGTTCCCATCCGAATCCATGTCACTCTGTCAGAGAGCAGTTCGCAAATTGCACGGAGAAATTCGCTCGGATCCGAGTCCAGGAGTCCCGACCCGGGTAAAAGCTGGATATAAGTCGGCCGGGGGAATCGGAGGGCGACTGGGTGGTCCTGTTGCCATTAAACATGTCACCAATGCTTCCCTTTTGTGGTTTTTGCACTGTGTGTGAACCcgatatttatgttttacGCTCCGCATTTGGCATGACTATTTGGGCCAGACttcgtgtgtgtttgtgtatgcATTTTGAGTGATTACGTCGATATCATTGATGTTGAttaatgatgatgacgacgatggCTATATGTTTGCGGAAATGTTGCTCTAGAAATTGTCGCATAAAATGCCAACCAAAATTAATACAACAAGAAATGCAGGTAAAAAATATGTTCACAGGGACATAAGCACTCTTGAAGCAAATGTTCTTATATAAATCCAACACCAGTTCTCCTTTAACCCTTTCAAATTCCTAGTACCCAATTGCTTTACGTTAGGGTTCGTAAAAATCTCtcactttaaaatttgttaaagccttaaacaacttaattttgtttaccaGACATATAAGCACGATTTTGTTTAAGGTGCTTTTAAtcgaatacattttttgttaaaaaaaaaaaaaactttcttgaagtttttaataaaccGTGAGGCtctgatttgatttttatttttaaatgtatttttttatttttaagattttgagATATTTTACGAACCCCGCTTAACCCTAAAAAACCACCACCATAGTTTTAATAGAAAAGTGTCGCATACCCGGCGCTTCACTGTGCGCATCTTGAGGTAGTTTTGGGGTTAAAATGGACGACTGGTTGGTCGTCCGATGGATCGGTGCAGTGGGACGCACACTTGGGATACGCGCTACAAACAAAAggtaattttattgaaataatgaGATCCGAAAAGGTGAAAATGCAATTGAATGAAATGCGCAGTGCAGTGGACCACTCAAAAGGCCGCAACCGCAACAGAGAAGCGTTCTGTATCGCCACGCTTCTGTTGGCCGCCTTTGGTCAGCTCAACCGCAAAACACGACCATCGAGGCGGACAGCTCGAATGCAATTACGAAGCCCCCCCCTGAAATTCCCATAGAGTGTAGTAAAAAATCTACTTACGATCTTCCACACACATGAGGCCGTCGGCCATCAGCTTCAGACCCGTTGGACAGGCGCAGGATATGCGGGGACTCCTCTCGTTAATCCTGGGAGCTGGCAGGCAGAGATGGGAGCAGTGGCCGTTGACCGACTGGCAGTGGTTCACACCATCGGGTTGGCGGTACGGGTGGTACACATGCACCACCATGGGATGTTCCAACTGCAACGAAAAAGttatcttaatttattaaatttgttaaaatgttatattattgttaattGGTTCCACACTTTGTCCAAAGGcttaatctttatttttaaatgttttacaaaagtATTCATTACACAggcattttcaatttcttgaaatatttcaaCGACCGATAAGAATGGGCAATTTCcgagttttttaacataagcTTGACATCCTgttttttttcgattaaaCAGACGCAAAGTTCATACAATAAACTGGCACAAACAAGTAAATTAAGTCGGTTTCACAATATTCAGATTGTCTGCTTTAATCAGAGCTTGGCTTGACATTGAAATCGGAAATtcacataaatacatataatacattttaaataataattctaTCAGTATTATgacatttaattcaaattcatttcactgaaacttataatattaaatggtttcatttttacatatttctaTACagtaataaaattcaatttatatattattattcaaaatgcAATAAgttcttatttaaaaacaacattatttTGAAGTAGACTTACCATATGTGTTGCGGTGACAGCCTCAACATCTTCTCCATTGAACTTGTTGGCCTTGAAGACGGCCTGTTTGTCCCAGTCGGTCCAGTAGACGTAGTCCTCGAAGGTGGTGATCGAGAAGGGATGTCGCAGGTATTCGGCGGAGTAAAGAATCTGACGCCTTTGCGAGCCATCGTAGTTGGCCGATGAAATGGAGTTCAACTTGCCGTCCACCCAGTAGAGGCGTTTAAGAACCAGGTCCAGGGTGATGCCGTTAGGCCACTTGACATCGTAGCTGATGATGGCGGTGCGATGGGAGCCGTCCATGCCCGCCCTTTCGATGCGAGGAGAGGCGCCCCAGTCGGACCAGTACATCCAGCCATCGATGGGATCCAGGGCGATGGAGCGCGGAATGTCCAGCGCGTCCTTCACCAGGACCTTGCCCATGCTGCCCTCGAAGTTGGTCAGTTCGATGGTGCATTTGTTGGTATCCGTGTAGTAGACGTGGTTGTAGATCCAGTCCACAGCCAGGCCATCCGAGGTCACCGAGGATTTGGTCAGCACCACTGTCTTATCGCTGCCCTCGTCTATTGGCGCCTTATATATACTCTGCGTGGTCACATCACTCCAGAAGATCATCCCCGTGCGGAAGACAAAGTCCAGGGCAGTGGCTGACTTTGTACTATTCACTATGGAAGTCATTTCCGGGCGATCGAGTGCTATCTTCCGGATGTCGTGCCGTCTGGCCAAGAGCAGCGAGGCATGTCCTTCGCTGGCCTTGCACCTGGTGTGGTTCTTCAGGACCCTCATGTAGCCCGCCTCGCACTCGCACTTGAAGGCTCCGATCTCATTGACGCACCGTTGGGAGCAAACGCCTTGGGTCTCGCACTCATCGATGTCCACGCAGGTGCGATTGTCGGCGGCCAGTTTGTAGCCATCGTGGCACTCGCAGCGGAAACCCACCTCCATGTCCACACACTGGTGCATGCAGCCGCCGTTGCCTTTGGAGCACTCATTGATGCTGCACTTGCCAGCGGGCTCGTCCTCGCCATTCGGACAGTCCTTCCTCTGGTCACAGACCTTGGACCGCGGAATGCACTGGCCACCGCCGCAATCGAACTCGCTGGATGCATTGCAGCCCCTCATCGGTGCACTAATGTTGCACGTCTTCTCATCACTGCCATCCGCACAGTCCCTGTCCCCGTTGCAGATCAAGTGGCCGGGGATGCAGCTGCGATCGTCGCACTGGAACTGATCTGGACGACAGGACACGTTCGCGCACTTCTCCTGTGACTCGTCCTCGCCATCTTCACAATCTGCCTCGCCGTCGCACACCCACGACGGGTGCAGGCAGGTGATGCGATCCGAGCACTGGAACTCGGACGCATGGCAGAAACTCAAGCGACGAGTATGACAGTTTTGCTAAAGAGGGGAGAAAAAAGGATAAAATTGCGAGTTTAGTTTCAGGATTTTACTCCGATTCCAATTTAATAGtcatatataaaattaaaatgtctttatcatttaaaatgctttaattttggcaatgTTGTCTATTAACAGGAATGTCCTTGGAGAAAGGATCTCTGCGCGTGACGAGGATAAGGGATGTTAACTTTACTGCAGCTACAACAGTTTGCTTTTCTTGTTAAGTGCCAACCAAATATTCAGACAGCTAAGCCCGGTTCACAAACGCACACAGCAGCACACACAAGCTCTTATGCACCAGCACGCACACATACACTTGTACACATATTTTTACAGGTCCCTGTGGCCAATGCCTGCATTTTttgtgttgcatacttttaggagATGCCAGAAAGCATTTTCCGAACTTTATACGCTATGTGAAAACAAGTATATCCGactaatgtatttatttatgtagCTTTGGTgcttatgaaaaaaattgttttaagtttataatcCGTTGTATAACTgatttaaagtgttttattaTCCGTTGTTTAaccatattttaatatttaattaaatcaaaaacttgtgtttttaattcttGTGGTAATAATTGATAGAagtttataaacaattttcaaatatcttttaaataaatccttTGAAGAACATCAAAGATGCGGTTTGTTTCGATAGTTTCCAGTCTGTTTTTATTGCTA
This genomic window from Drosophila gunungcola strain Sukarami chromosome 3R, Dgunungcola_SK_2, whole genome shotgun sequence contains:
- the LOC128252089 gene encoding very low-density lipoprotein receptor isoform X2 — protein: MATACLPEFTERFQTPPAELRTIESVGSNCKEPSKTSGFFYSASTNYHSKVQQLISFSFTSSFHLLFITCILSISKFCNAAAVNAAQVTAATPTASEIMHNLSGSALLERLKASTLGPPLDRLKHIAPAAANSLSPGIGSGMGLGIGMGNFGNSINSVLNGNPFKFLNVSGKIGTPLDISLGLTNYCDEKQFQCSSGECIPIRFVCDGASDCPDHSDERLEECKFTESTCSQEQFRCSTGKCIPQRWVCDRENDCADGSDEAATRCRGRCSFSMVMCKNGEQCVHKEFICDGDEDCRDGSDEFECANRTCRSDEFTCGNGRCIQNRFKCDDDDDCGDGSDEKECGERPKCTQESFTCPTGTCIPKEWVCDGDSDCAGGADEQNCHTRRLSFCHASEFQCSDRITCLHPSWVCDGEADCEDGEDESQEKCANVSCRPDQFQCDDRSCIPGHLICNGDRDCADGSDEKTCNISAPMRGCNASSEFDCGGGQCIPRSKVCDQRKDCPNGEDEPAGKCSINECSKGNGGCMHQCVDMEVGFRCECHDGYKLAADNRTCVDIDECETQGVCSQRCVNEIGAFKCECEAGYMRVLKNHTRCKASEGHASLLLARRHDIRKIALDRPEMTSIVNSTKSATALDFVFRTGMIFWSDVTTQSIYKAPIDEGSDKTVVLTKSSVTSDGLAVDWIYNHVYYTDTNKCTIELTNFEGSMGKVLVKDALDIPRSIALDPIDGWMYWSDWGASPRIERAGMDGSHRTAIISYDVKWPNGITLDLVLKRLYWVDGKLNSISSANYDGSQRRQILYSAEYLRHPFSITTFEDYVYWTDWDKQAVFKANKFNGEDVEAVTATHMLEHPMVVHVYHPYRQPDGVNHCQSVNGHCSHLCLPAPRINERSPRISCACPTGLKLMADGLMCVEDPRIPSVRPTAPIHRTTNQSSILTPKLPQDAHSEAPVEEKVGVNGTVVSDKADGSAQKTEKDYGQVALIVIASLTSTAVLASTIFVLYRRCTRAVNSINFENPVYHKTTEDHFSLEKNVSPHMYATAMEEESANPLFEPSTQCV
- the LOC128252089 gene encoding low-density lipoprotein receptor isoform X9: MATACLPEFTERFQTPPAELRTIESVGSNCKEPSKTSGFFYSASTNYHSKVQQLISFSFTSSFHLLFITCILSISKFCNAAAVNAAQVTAATPTASEIMHNLSGSALLERLKASTLGPPLDRLKHIAPAAANSLSPGIGSGMGLGIGMGNFGNSINSVLNGNPFKFLNVSGKIGTPLDISLGLTNYCDEKQFQCSSGECIPIRFVCDGASDCPDHSDERLEECKFTESTCSQEQFRCSTGKCIPQRWVCDRENDCADGSDEAATRCRGRCSFSMVMCKNGEQCVHKEFICDGDEDCRDGSDEFECARSQTCSPEQFACKSGEGECIPLAWMCDQNRDCRDGSDEAQCNRTCRSDEFTCGNGRCIQNRFKCDDDDDCGDGSDEKECGERPKCTQESFTCPTGTCIPKEWVCDGDSDCAGGADEQNCHTRRLSFCHASEFQCSDRITCLHPSWVCDGEADCEDGEDESQEKCANVSCRPDQFQCDDRSCIPGHLICNGDRDCADGSDEKTCNISAPMRGCNASSEFDCGGGQCIPRSKVCDQRKDCPNGEDEPAGKCSINECSKGNGGCMHQCVDMEVGFRCECHDGYKLAADNRTCVDIDECETQGVCSQRCVNEIGAFKCECEAGYMRVLKNHTRCKASEGHASLLLARRHDIRKIALDRPEMTSIVNSTKSATALDFVFRTGMIFWSDVTTQSIYKAPIDEGSDKTVVLTKSSVTSDGLAVDWIYNHVYYTDTNKCTIELTNFEGSMGKVLVKDALDIPRSIALDPIDGWMYWSDWGASPRIERAGMDGSHRTAIISYDVKWPNGITLDLVLKRLYWVDGKLNSISSANYDGSQRRQILYSAEYLRHPFSITTFEDYVYWTDWDKQAVFKANKFNGEDVEAVTATHMLEHPMVVHVYHPYRQPDGVNHCQSVNGHCSHLCLPAPRINERSPRISCACPTGLKLMADGLMCVEDPRIPSVRPTAPIHRTTNQSSILTPKLPQDAHSEAPVEEKVGVNGTVVSDKADGSAQKTEKDYGQVALIVIASLTSTAVLASTIFVLYRRCTRAVNSINFENPVYHKTTEDHFSLEKNVSPHMYATAMEEESANPLFEPSTQCV